The segment AATGAGAATTGCATTACCTGGGTTTATATATGGTTTGAGTTTAATTATTATTACTAAAATAGATGAATAGAAAAATTCTGTATATTGGTAATAATCTAACCAAAAAAACTAAGTATAATTCAACAATGGCTGTATTATCTAAGTTATTAGAAAGTGAAGGTTATTCAATAATTCTTTCTTCAGATAAAACAAATAAGGTCTTGAGGTTGTTAGACATGTGCTTTACTACGTTTTTAAAAAGAAATTCAGTAGATTATATATTAATTGATACTTTTAGTACTATCAACTTTTATTATGCTTTAATAGTTTCTCAAATTGCAAGAATATTTAAAGTAAAATACATTCCAATTTTACACGGAGGAAGCTTACCAGAAAGGATTGCTAAAAACATATTTCTATCAAAATTAATTTTTAATTATTCATATAAAAATATAGCACCTTCTTTTTATTTGAAAAATGAATTTGAGAAAAAAGGTTTTGAAACTCAATTTATACCTAATATTTTAGAAATTGATGATTATAAGTTTAAAACAAGAAAAACGATTAAACCAAGATTATTTTGGGTAAGGGCTTTTAAAGAAATTTATAATCCAACACTTGCTATTGAAGTTTTAAATAAATTAAAGAAAGAATATTCTACAGCAAGTCTCTGTATGGTTGGTCCATTTGTAGACGATTCATACAAAAAGTCTTTAGAATTATTTAAAACATTAGGTTTGGAAGATTCTATAGAACTTACAAATGTCCTTTTGAAAGAAGAATGGCATGAGAAATCTAAAGATTATGATATTTTTATTAATACTACAAATTTTGATAATACACCAGTAAGTGTAATGGAAGCAATGGCTTTAGGACTTCCTATTGTAAGTACAAATGTTGGAGGACTTCCTTTTTTAGTTGAAAATAAAATAGATGGTTTATTAGTTGATAAAGAAAATGTAGACGAAATGACTAATGCTATTAAAGCTATTTTAAATAATAAATATCCAAATTTGGCTTTTAATGCAAGACAAAAAGTTGAAGGGTTTAGTTGGGGAAATAATAAAGAAAAATGGTTAGAAATTCTTAAATAATGTTTCATAAACTAATTTACCTTATTGGTCAAAAATATAGAAATCCATCACTTGGTAAGATTTATAAGTTTTTAAAAATTTCTGAGAATTGGTCTTTAAATAGACTAGAAGATTATCAACTTAAAAAATTAAAAGAAATTTTAAAAACAGCAAATAGTAATTCACCTTTTTATAAAAAAAAGTTTACTGAATTAAATATTGATATCAATACTATTAAAAAATTAAGTGATATAAAATTAATTCCTATTCTTACAAAAGAAGAATTAATTACAAATTCTACAGGAATTCATACAAAAATTCAGCATAAAAAAAAATTTTCAGCAACAACTTCAGGTACTTCAGGTCAATCTTTAAAATTCTTTAGAGAAGAAAGTGCAGATTCTTTTAATAGAGCAGCGATTCAAAGAGGTTATTCTTGGTATACTATTAATCCTTGGGATAGAAATGGATATTTTTGGGGGTTTGATTTTTCATTTATTTCTAAAATAAAAAACAACTTTTTAGACAGCTTACAAAATAGATTTAGAATTTTTAGTTTTGAAGAGAAGTCGTTAAAAAGGTTTATTAAGAAAACCCAGAAAGCTAAATACATTCATGGATATTCTTCTATGATTTATCAAGCAGCAGTAGTATTAAATAAACTTGACTTACCGAAACCTAAAAACATTAAAATGGTAAAAGGTACTTCAGAAAAAATATTTGATAGTTATCAAAATGAAATAAAAAAAGCTTTTGGCGTTAAAATAGTTGGTGAATATGGTGCAACTGAATCTGGAATTATAGCTTTTGAATGTAAAGAAGGAAATATGCATATAAATATGGAAGGTGTTTTGGTTGAAGAAATTGATAATGAAATTTTAGTTACCAATCTTCAAATGACATCATTTCCAATAATTCGTTATAAACTAGGTGATTATGTTTCATTAGCGCCAAGAAATAAAAAGTGTTTATGTGGTAAAGCGCATTTAATTATTGATGAAGTTACAGGTAG is part of the Polaribacter sp. SA4-10 genome and harbors:
- a CDS encoding glycosyltransferase family 4 protein, which translates into the protein MNRKILYIGNNLTKKTKYNSTMAVLSKLLESEGYSIILSSDKTNKVLRLLDMCFTTFLKRNSVDYILIDTFSTINFYYALIVSQIARIFKVKYIPILHGGSLPERIAKNIFLSKLIFNYSYKNIAPSFYLKNEFEKKGFETQFIPNILEIDDYKFKTRKTIKPRLFWVRAFKEIYNPTLAIEVLNKLKKEYSTASLCMVGPFVDDSYKKSLELFKTLGLEDSIELTNVLLKEEWHEKSKDYDIFINTTNFDNTPVSVMEAMALGLPIVSTNVGGLPFLVENKIDGLLVDKENVDEMTNAIKAILNNKYPNLAFNARQKVEGFSWGNNKEKWLEILK
- a CDS encoding phenylacetate--CoA ligase family protein, encoding MFHKLIYLIGQKYRNPSLGKIYKFLKISENWSLNRLEDYQLKKLKEILKTANSNSPFYKKKFTELNIDINTIKKLSDIKLIPILTKEELITNSTGIHTKIQHKKKFSATTSGTSGQSLKFFREESADSFNRAAIQRGYSWYTINPWDRNGYFWGFDFSFISKIKNNFLDSLQNRFRIFSFEEKSLKRFIKKTQKAKYIHGYSSMIYQAAVVLNKLDLPKPKNIKMVKGTSEKIFDSYQNEIKKAFGVKIVGEYGATESGIIAFECKEGNMHINMEGVLVEEIDNEILVTNLQMTSFPIIRYKLGDYVSLAPRNKKCLCGKAHLIIDEVTGRVGERVYGFKNMYPSLYFYYIFKNLSKNEKLYLNYQVVQDEKGILIFLIEQELAPNNEEKLKSEIDNYFNLDVSYTIKPNSKLITSKGKLKNFISTINE